One window from the genome of Monomorium pharaonis isolate MP-MQ-018 unplaced genomic scaffold, ASM1337386v2 scaffold_509, whole genome shotgun sequence encodes:
- the LOC118644101 gene encoding LOW QUALITY PROTEIN: cholesterol 7-desaturase-like (The sequence of the model RefSeq protein was modified relative to this genomic sequence to represent the inferred CDS: inserted 1 base in 1 codon) encodes MLEWCVAIATTLLALLVYFAYFFKFNWVKDLRNESTTRPTGGIWYAGVKKRRKVGNLPPVYPNGWFALLESTQIKKGQVKHVSALSENFAVFRTERGVVNILDAYCPHLGANMAEGGRVKGDCLECPFHSWTFRGEDGYCANIPYTEKVPHIARAKVWKCCEVNHLIFVWYHSESAEPDWQPQPHTQITNGTWRFQGRNEYLINCHIQEIAENGADPAHLNAVHGPAMFLPGNLSWLAQHVWIVNSGWRPHCSKTDEDATNADAEAVKIRAXLNSVLIDPIKNSNENRQLAIVENGFDKREKHKAGLRMCHKLVLLNSLNLMEIEVHAEQIGPSYVELVINTSFGSFCILQTVTPIEPLLQRVTHQIFSPPLLTPYANLIFLAECVMFERDIKIWNYKKYERQPILVREDRAILAYRRWYSQFYSDNSPTYQIAMKDLQW; translated from the exons ATGTTGGAATGGTGCGTCGCGATTGCAACCACCCTGCTGGCTCTCCTCGTCTATTTTGCGTATTTCTTCAAATTCAATTGGGTGAAA GATCTGAGAAATGAGAGTACCACGCGGCCAACTGGTGGCATTTGGTACGCGGGTGTCAAAAAGAGGAGGAAAGTGGGTAATCTACCGCCGGTTTATCCAAATGGATGGTTTGCTCTACTCGAAAGTACGCAAATAAAAAAGGGTCAGGTAAAACACGTATCGGCGCTTAGTGAAAATTTCGCGGTATTCAG AACCGAAAGAGGCGTTGTCAACATTTTAGACGCGTACTGCCCGCATTTAGGGGCAAATATGGCCGAGGGTGGTCGTGTCAAGGGAGACTGCCTGGAATGCCCTTTCCACAGCTGGACATTTCGCGGAGAGGACGGCTACTGTGCGAATATACCTTATACTGAAAAGG tTCCGCACATTGCTCGAGCGAAAGTTTGGAAGTGCTGCGAAGTGAATCACCTTATCTTTGTCTGGTACCACTCTGAATCAGCTGAGCCGGACTGGCAACCTCAGCCGCACACACAAATCACCAATGGGACATGGCGCTTTCAAGGTCGTAATGAGTACCTCATTAATTGCCACATACAG GAAATAGCTGAAAATGGGGCCGATCCCGCACATCTCAACGCTGTACACGGTCCGGCCATGTTTCTCCCTGGCAATTTGTCCTGGCTAGCACAGCACGTGTGGATTGTCAATAGTGGATGGCGGCCGCACTGCTCGAAAACGGACGAAGATGCAACAAACGCAGACGCGGAAGCTGTAAAGATACGTG AATTAAACAGTGTATTAATCGACCCAATCAAAAATAGCAACGAGAATCGTCAACTTGCAATCGTGGAAAATGGTTTCGACAAAAGGGAAAAGCACAAGGCTGGCCTGCGCATGTGTCACAAGTTGGTCCTGCTGAATAGCTTGAACTTGATGGAGATTGAGGTGCACGCCGAGCAGATTGGACCTAGCTACGTCGAGCTGGTGATCAACACATCTTTTGGGTCTTTCTGCATTTTGCAGACGGTAACACCGATCGAGCCACTGTTGCAGCGAGTGACTCATCAGATCTTCTCGCCACCTCTGCTTACACCGTACGCCAATCTGATCTTTTTAGCCGAGTGTGTAATGTTTGAACGCGACATCAAAATCTGGAATTACAAGAAATACGAGCGGCAACCAATCCTGGTGCGCGAAGACCGTGCTATTCTCGCGTACCGCCGTTGGTACTCGCAATTTTACTCTGACAATAGTCCCACCTATCAGATAGCCATGAAGGATCTGCAATGGTAG